The Archangium primigenium genomic interval GCGGCGATGCTCCCGGAGCGGTCGGCCACCACGGCGCGGAACATGCGCTTGCCGGTGCGGCCGGGCACGAAGTCGGCCACCTTCACCTCGCCCACCGTGACGCCCCGCTCGCCCGGCACCAGCTCGGAGATGGTGTGCAGCCGGCGTCGGTCCTCGTAGCAGCGCGGCAGCAGGAAGAGGATGTCCCCCACGCGCCGCAGGCCCTTCTTGTTGAGCGCCGCGAGCAGCCGGGGCCCGAGCCGCTTGCCCATCGTCTTGAGGGGAATGGACAGCGGGCCCGAGCGCGGCGCGATGGACAGGAGCTTCGCCTCGGCGCGCGACTCCTCCTGGCCCTTGACCACGCGCTTCTTCTTGCGCCGGGCGGGAGCGGCGTCCTCGCCCGGGGGCGCCGGAGCCGGGGGCGCCGGACGTGGCGGGGCCGCCCGGACGGGCGCGGCACGGGGCGCGGCGGGGGCCGTCGGGGCGGGCGCGGGGCGCGGCGCGGCGGGCCGCAGGGGCTCGGAGGAGCGCCACGCGGGCACGAGCGGGGGGGATGCCGCGGGGGCCGGGGCCGGGCGGGACGTGGGCGACGGCGCCGTGGAGGCCACCTGGGCGAGCTCCTCGGGCAGGGGCACCCCACTCAGCCGCAGGCCGGCCACCACGCCTCGGAGCGCCGCCTTGCGCCGCTCCACGGTGGCATCGTCCACATGCGGCAGCGCCGCGCGCAGGTGCTTGAGCGCCTCCGCGTTCACCCCGGTCGCACCGGCCAGGGTGCGCTCCAACAGGCCGCGCAGATCCTTCACGGTGGAGAGGTGGGCGAAGTCGCCCCGGCAGGCGTAGCGCAGGGGTCCCACGAGACTGGCGAGCGGATGGTTCACGGTCGGGTCCAGGCGTTCATCCTAAAGAGCCGCTCCCCTGCCGCCCACTCAAACGACACAGGGGAGCGGGCGTGAGCGCGCTCCCCTGCTCGACGGCTCGTCGTCCGGGGTCTCAGCCCTCGGACGCGCCCTCGTCGGGGTCCTCGAAGCGGATGTCCTGCACGTCGTACTCGCGCTCGCCGCCCGGGCTGCGCACCGTCACGGTGTCGCCCTTCTTCTTGCCGATGAGGGCGCTGGCCACCGGCGACGTCACGGCGATCCACCGCTTCTTGAGATCGGCCTCCAGCTCGCCCACCAGCCGGTAGGTGACCGTCTTGTCGGTCTCCAGGTCCAGCAGCTCCACCGTGGCCCCGAAGACGACCTTGTCACCGCCCAGCTTGGCCGTGTCGATCACCTCGGCGCGGGCGATCCAGTCGTTGAGGTTCAGGATGCGTCCCTCGATGTGGGACTGCTTCTCCTTGGCCGCGTGGTACTCGGCGTTCTCGCGCAGATCGCCGTGGGCCCGCGCCACCTCGATCTCCCGGGAGATCTTGCCGCGCTCCACGGACTGGAGGTGCTTGAGCTCGTCCTTGAGCTTCCGCAACCCCGAGGGCGTCATCGGAATGTTCCC includes:
- the greA gene encoding transcription elongation factor GreA, which codes for MSGSGNIPMTPSGLRKLKDELKHLQSVERGKISREIEVARAHGDLRENAEYHAAKEKQSHIEGRILNLNDWIARAEVIDTAKLGGDKVVFGATVELLDLETDKTVTYRLVGELEADLKKRWIAVTSPVASALIGKKKGDTVTVRSPGGEREYDVQDIRFEDPDEGASEG